A stretch of the Aegilops tauschii subsp. strangulata cultivar AL8/78 chromosome 4, Aet v6.0, whole genome shotgun sequence genome encodes the following:
- the LOC109786880 gene encoding probable LRR receptor-like serine/threonine-protein kinase At2g16250: MMYTRARALWAALLLVALAAAVPGAVRGQGGLASRADLAGLYTLRGALGLRARDWPRKADPCSAWAGVGCRGGRVVSVSLAGLRRTRLGRLAPRFDVGGLRNLSRLESFTAAGFGLPGSIPAWLGAGLAPTFRALDLSACAVTGEIAASALAGLSNLTTLNLAGNLLSGQLPAAALAGLPKLGTLNLSGNAFSGALPDAVWSLPELRVLDVSQTNLTGALPGAGIAPSATLQTVDLSGNLFYGTVQDTFRQLFNRVTANISGNYFEGKLSSVAGGGNVSSEMNCFLDVAGQRSPEDCQQFYAGRGLPYDGPVAAPTPQPEPAPSPEKKNGRHKNLKYILIGAIGGGVLLLAVVAAVVYCIVCSRRGRSDQRESGAPSAPSGVHGSSRAAAATGATQPSASPASLAKVGDSFAYDQLASATSGFAEERIIKHGHSGDLYHGVLQDGTTVVVKRITTRVARKDAYMTELDLFAKGLHERLVPLIGHCFDKEDEKLLVYRFVRNGDLSCALHRKTGEEEEGMQSLDWIKRLKIATGVAEALCYLHHECTPPMVHRDVQASSILLDDKFEVRLGSLSEVCRQEGESHQNVITKLLRFSSTADQSSSGSPSASCSYDVYCFGKVLLELVTGRLGISASSDGTTSDWLDNTLRYINIYEKELMSKIIDPTLIIDEDHLEEVWAMAIVAKSCLNPRSSKRPPMKYILKALENPLKVVREDNGSSSARLRATSSRGSWNAAFFGSWRHSSSEIGPSRDDNMFKRSETIKSSGGSNGDHSSSRRRQSKEIFPEPSGSRDTED; this comes from the exons atgatgtacacgcgcgcgcgcgcgctcTGGGCGGCGCTGCTGCTCGTcgcgctggcggcggcggtgcCCGGGGCGGTGCGGGGGCAGGGCGGCCTCGCCTCGCGGGCGGATCTCGCGGGGCTCTACACGCTGCGGGGCGCGCTCGGGCTGCGGGCGCGGGACTGGCCGCGCAAGGCGGACCCGTGCTCCGCGTGGGCCGGCGTGGGCTGCCGGGGCGGCCGCGTCGTGTCCGTCAGCCTCGCCGGCCTGCGGCGCACGCGGCTGGGCCGCCTCGCCCCGCGCTTCGACGTCGGCGGCCTGCGCAACCTCTCGCGGCTCGAGTCCTTCACCGCCGCCGGCTTCGGCCTCCCCGGCTCCATCCCGGCGTGGCTCGGCGCGGGGCTCGCGCCCACCTTCCGGGCCCTCGACCTCTCCGCCTGCGCCGTCACGGGGGAGATCGCCGCCTCGGCCCTTGCGGGGCTCAGCAACCTCACCACCCTCAACCTCGCCGGCAATCTGCTCTCCGGGCAACTACCGGCCGCCGCGCTGGCGGGGCTCCCGAAGTTAGGGACTCTCAACCTCTCCGGCAATGCCTTCTCCGGCGCGCTACCTGACGCGGTGTGGTCGCTCCCGGAGCTGCGCGTTCTCGATGTGTCTCAGACTAACCTCACTGGCGCACTGCCGGGGGCAGGGATTGCGCCGTCAGCCACCTTGCAGACGGTGGATCTGTCTGGGAACCTATTCTATGGCACCGTGCAGGACACCTTCCGTCAGCTGTTCAACCGGGTGACGGCCAATATCTCTGGGAATTACTTTGAGGGCAAGCTGTCAAGTGTTGCCGGTGGTGGAAATGTGTCCTCTGAGATGAACTGCTTCCTTGACGTTGCCGGGCAGCGTAGCCCGGAGGATTGCCAACAATTCTATGCTGGGCGTGGACTGCCATACGATGGGCCGGTTGCCGCACCAACGCCACAGCCTGAGCCTGCGCCTTCGCCTGAAAAGAAGAATGGAAGGCACAAGAATTTGAAGTATATATTGATTGGGGCCATTGGTGGCGGTGTCCTGCTTCTAGCCGTGGTTGCAGCCGTTGTGTATTGCATTGTGTGTTCTAGGAGGGGTAGGAGTGATCAGAGGGAAAGTGGCGCTCCAAGTGCACCGTCAGGAGTGCATGGGAGTTCAAGGGCTGCGGCAGCTACTGGTGCCACACAGCCTTCTGCCTCGCCCGCAAGTTTGGCAAAGGTTGGTGATTCATTTGCTTATGACCAGCTCGCCAGTGCCACCTCGGGGTTTGCGGAGGAGAGGATTATCAAGCATGGTCATTCAGGTGATCTATACCATGGTGTGCTCCAAGATGGGACCACCGTGGTCGTGAAGAGGATCACTACCCGTGTCGCTAGGAAAGATGCGTATATGACGGAGTTAGATTTATTTGCGAAGGGATTGCATGAAAGGCTGGTGCCCTTAATTGGTCATTGCTTTGATAAAGAGGATGAGAAGCTTCTTGTGTATAGGTTTGTCCGTAATGGTGACTTGTCATGTGCACTGCACAGAAAGacaggggaggaagaggagggaatGCAATCGTTGGATTGGATAAAGAGGTTGAAGATTGCAACAGGCGTCGCGGAGGCACTGTGCTACCTTCATCACGAGTGTACTCCACCCATGGTTCACAG GGATGTGCAAGCCAGCAGTATCCTCCTTGATGATAAATTTGAAGTGCGTCTTGGAAGTTTGAGTGAAGTTTGTCGTCAAGAAGGGGAAAGTCACCAAAACGTCATCACAAAGCTATTACGATTCTCATC GACGGCGGATCAAAGTTCTTCTG GTTCTCCATCTGCATCATGTTCATACGATGTCTACTGCTTTGGAAAAGTATTGCTGGAGCTGGTGACAGGGAGACTTGGTATCAGTGCATCAAGTGACGGTACAACAAGTGATTGGCTTGATAACACCCTGAGGTACATCAACATTTATGAGAAAGAGCTCATGAGCAAAATCATTGACCCAACCCTCATTATTGATGAGGATCATTTGGAGGAAGTCTGGGCAATGGCAATTGTCGCAAAGTCTTGTTTGAATCCTAGGTCTTCGAAACGGCCACCAATGAAATATATCCTAAAAGCACTTGAGAATCCCTTGAAAGTGGTAAGAGAAGATAATGGCTCTAGCTCGGCCAGGTTGAGAGCAACATCTTCAAGGGGTTCGTGGAATGCTGCATTCTTCGGGAGTTGGCGGCATAGCTCGTCAGAGATTGGTCCTTCAAGGGATGATAACATGTTTAAGCGGTCAGAGACAATCAAATCATCCGGCGGGAGCAATGGTGATCATTCTTCGTCCCGCAGGAGGCAATCTAAGGAGATCTTCCCCGAGCCATCTGGTTCTCGTGACACAGAGGATTAA